TTTTTTCACAAAGTTCAGAAATTTCATCAATTGGCATTAACATAAATGCTGTTGAAATTGCATCTGCAATTGTGGCGGATTCTGTAATTACCCAAGTTGCAACTCTTTCAATATTTGGCAGAAGAGTTTTTGGATTAATTATATGATTATTCTTTTGTTTGCCAGAACTTCCTATTGAAAAATTCTGCATGTTAATTTCTGCAATTGTTTGATGATTATTTTTCGGATTGCTAAGTGAAATTTTCCAACCTTTTTCATTTCCAAATCTTCCAATAGCTTTTACAGAACTTCCACCACCATGAATAATTGCATTTTCAATATCCCATTCATTTAACAACTTGATTCCATAATCAACTGCATAACCTTTTCCAATTCCGCCTAAATCGAAACTTAAATTTTCATTTAAAATTTTTATGGTAAAATTTAATTCGTCCAAAATGAAGTAATTATTTCCAAAATCTGAAATGTTTAAATCATTTATTTTATTTGCCAATAATTTATTTTTCCATTTGTCAATAACATTGCCGGTTGTAATATCAAAAAATCCATTTGTCATTTCATAAATCTGCTTAGCAATCCAAATGCATTCAAATGTTTCAAAACTTAACTTTATTTCTTCACCGTTTTTTGAGTTATTAATTTTTGCAATTTCAGTGTTTGATCTAAATCTGCTAAATTTATTTTCCAGCTTATCAATTTCATTAAAAACATTATGTGCAGCTTGTTCGGCATAGTTTTTATCATCAAGATTTATGATTACTTCAAAAACTGTTGCCATAGCTTCATGAGCAAAATGATGAATATTTATAGTTTTAGTTGAAGGAAGATTTATCATTTTAAATTTTCAATTTGTACTTTATTTTGATTTCGCAAATATTTATCATTCAAACTATTTTGTACAAATCCTCTGATTTCAATATTTGGTCTAAGAGAAGTGTAATTATCAAATATCGGAATATACAAATTAATTTTTCCCGGTTCCGGCAAAGTATATAATTTTTCTATCAATTCATTTTCTAATTCTGGAGTTATAATAATTACTTGAAACAGATTTATATTGTTTGGAATTGTTTCATTCCAAGCAACATTTTTTATTTTACGTAAATACCATGGCAATGGCCAATAATCATTATTATGAGAAATAATATTTACATAAATATTTTGATCAGATGAATCACTTTCAATAACATCAATTATTTTTTTTGATGCTGAAACTATTTCCGGAGTTGGCTGAGAATACGTAAACGGATTTTCTGGTTGATAAGGGAATTTAAAATTTGTTAAATATGTTTGATAAAAATTATGTGATAAAATTATTACAATAAAAATTGAAAAAAATATTTTAAGATTTTTTCTTGGCAATAATTTATATAAAGAACAAATTCCAAAAGCTGCAATTAACAAAAAGCCAATCCAAAAGTTTAATGCAAGCCAGGGAGTTTTATATGGAATTATAAAATAAATAATTGCTTGAATAATGCTGAATAGTATAATATAATTTAAAAAAACATTATGCTTATTTTTTTTGAATTGAAAAATAATTCCAACTATAAAAAAAATAAATAATGGAAGTTCAGTAAAAGTTATTAAATCATTTTTTGTGAACAACAAAAAATTTAAATAATAATCCCACTGTTGAATATGATCAGAATTACTACCAGCTTTGCTGAAATAATTGGTAAAAGTTTTTAATGAATCAAATATTCCATTTGGATTTGTAAAAAATGAAGAATAAAATAAAATTGTAACAGAAATAAAAATTATGAAAAACAAAATTATGTGAATTATATTAAACGAAAATTTTGATTTTAAATCTCGATTTGATAAATAAATAAATAAGAAAGAAAAAATTCCCGCAAAGAAAATTATTATTGATGTTTCTTTTGTTGCAAAAATTAATGCACAAAATAAGGATGCAAAAATTCCCCAATAAAGTTTTTTTAATTTGAAATATTTGTAAAATGAAATTATTGATGAAAATGTAAAAGAAACAAGCATTGATTCTTGAATATAATATCTGCTGTAAAAAACATAAATTGGAGAAATTGAAATTAATGATGCAGAAAACAAAACAATAATTTTATTTTGCGCATTCAAAATTGAAAATAAGAAAATAATTAAAATTATTGATGTAAAAGCTGGCACTATTCTTAAGGTAATTTCATTAACTTCAGATATTTTTTTTTCGTTAAAAATATAAGCGGGTATTAGAGAAAAATAATTTAAAGTCGGACCATGATATTCTATTGGATCATAAATATATTTTCCGGATTCAAGTAGTTCCCCGAATTTTATGGCATGAACTGCTTCATCCGTATGGAATGGACGATTATTTAAATCATATAATCTTAGAAAAAGAGCAAAAAAAATGACGATCACAAAAATGTAACCGTCATTAAATTTTGATAATATTTTTTTACTTTCCGTAAACTGCAACTTCAATGTAATGATTTAAATCGTTACTATTATTTCCTTTGCTGTACATTCTAACATATCTGGCTTTTTCTCCTTTTGCATCAATCAATTTTCCTTCGGAAGTTTCTACATAATGCCAATCTGTTCCTTTACCTTGTTTGCTTGAATTATCCAAATCATTATTGAAAATTGTCTTAACATTTTTCTTAAAATCCTTATCATTTGAAAGCTGGACAACAACATCAAAATATAC
The nucleotide sequence above comes from Ignavibacteriota bacterium. Encoded proteins:
- a CDS encoding FAD:protein FMN transferase → MINLPSTKTINIHHFAHEAMATVFEVIINLDDKNYAEQAAHNVFNEIDKLENKFSRFRSNTEIAKINNSKNGEEIKLSFETFECIWIAKQIYEMTNGFFDITTGNVIDKWKNKLLANKINDLNISDFGNNYFILDELNFTIKILNENLSFDLGGIGKGYAVDYGIKLLNEWDIENAIIHGGGSSVKAIGRFGNEKGWKISLSNPKNNHQTIAEINMQNFSIGSSGKQKNNHIINPKTLLPNIERVATWVITESATIADAISTAFMLMPIDEISELCEKNNFISGLIILCDSLKLKKEDIFISDNFFADKFFI
- a CDS encoding TIGR03663 family protein, with product MIVIFFALFLRLYDLNNRPFHTDEAVHAIKFGELLESGKYIYDPIEYHGPTLNYFSLIPAYIFNEKKISEVNEITLRIVPAFTSIILIIFLFSILNAQNKIIVLFSASLISISPIYVFYSRYYIQESMLVSFTFSSIISFYKYFKLKKLYWGIFASLFCALIFATKETSIIIFFAGIFSFLFIYLSNRDLKSKFSFNIIHIILFFIIFISVTILFYSSFFTNPNGIFDSLKTFTNYFSKAGSNSDHIQQWDYYLNFLLFTKNDLITFTELPLFIFFIVGIIFQFKKNKHNVFLNYIILFSIIQAIIYFIIPYKTPWLALNFWIGFLLIAAFGICSLYKLLPRKNLKIFFSIFIVIILSHNFYQTYLTNFKFPYQPENPFTYSQPTPEIVSASKKIIDVIESDSSDQNIYVNIISHNNDYWPLPWYLRKIKNVAWNETIPNNINLFQVIIITPELENELIEKLYTLPEPGKINLYIPIFDNYTSLRPNIEIRGFVQNSLNDKYLRNQNKVQIENLK